A genomic region of Miscanthus floridulus cultivar M001 chromosome 3, ASM1932011v1, whole genome shotgun sequence contains the following coding sequences:
- the LOC136545285 gene encoding non-specific lipid transfer protein GPI-anchored 20-like, giving the protein MGLMRLTTTIRLLSAAALVTTALLAAVPVASGQQQPAGAASCTASLLTSFTPCFSFLTSNSSNGSPPTRECCRSLAALVNASTGCACLVLTGAVPLPALGVPVNRTLAVSLPKACDSMSVPLQCRDTSSAQSPAPGPVADTPSTPASTPATPEAPAAPTVDPTATAPVSQGQTRPMVLPSSARRTATSAHVAAAPALGLLLAVAAALV; this is encoded by the exons ATGGGGCTGATGAGGCTGACGACAACGATCAGGCTGCTGTCGGCGGCCGCGCTGGTGACGACAGCGCTGCTGGCGGCGGTGCCGGTGGCGTCGGGGCAGCAGCAGCCGGCGGGGGCGGCGTCGTGCACGGCGTCGCTGCTCACCAGTTTCACCCCGTGCTTCAGCTTCCTGACCAGCAACAGCAGCAACGGGTCTCCGCCGACGCGGGAATGCTGCCGGTCGCTGGCGGCGCTGGTGAACGCCAGCACCGGCTGCGCGTGCCTCGTCCTCACGGGCGCCGTGCCGCTGCCGGCGCTGGGCGTCCCCGTCAACCGCACGCTCGCCGTGTCGCTGCCCAAGGCGTGCGACTCCATGTCCGTCCCGCTGCAGTGCCGAG ACACGTCGTCGGCTCAGAGCCCGGCTCCAGGCCCCGTCGCAGACACACCCTCCACGCCCGCGTCGACGCCGGCGACGCCAGAAGCTCCGGCGGCGCCTACCGTGGACCCCACGGCGACGGCACCGGTGAGCCAGGGGCAGACGAGGCCGATGGTGCTGCCCAGCTCCGCCCGGAGAACAGCAACCAGCGCCCACGTCGCCGCGGCGCCGGCGCTAGGGCTGCTGCTCGCCGTTGCGGCCGCGCTAGTGTGA